One stretch of Amycolatopsis tolypomycina DNA includes these proteins:
- a CDS encoding PAC2 family protein: protein MSEPVDETPRPPGGRPEPTRPLMVVAFEGWNDAGDAASRAVEHLQLNWDATPLAELEPDDYYDFQVSRPTVRMVDGVTRRVDWPTTRLSVCRPDGFDRDVVLVQGPEPNMRWRAFCAELLEHIQQLDVATVVTLGALLADTAHTRPVPVTGTAYDKDTASLYGLDLNNYQGPTGIVGILQDYCVQAGIPAVSIWAAVPHYVSHPPSPKATLALLHKLEDILDVEIPLGALPEQSEEWQRTVSEMADEDEEISEYVRSLEERGDAQSEVAEQDVSGDKIAAEFERYLRRRGRGGEGFGLR, encoded by the coding sequence GTGAGTGAGCCCGTCGACGAGACCCCGCGGCCGCCCGGCGGCCGCCCCGAACCCACCCGACCGTTGATGGTCGTCGCCTTCGAAGGCTGGAACGACGCCGGCGACGCGGCCAGCCGCGCGGTGGAGCACCTGCAGCTGAACTGGGATGCCACGCCACTGGCGGAACTCGAGCCCGACGACTACTACGACTTCCAGGTCAGCCGCCCGACCGTCCGGATGGTGGACGGCGTCACTCGACGGGTGGACTGGCCGACGACGCGGCTGTCGGTGTGCCGCCCCGACGGCTTCGACCGCGACGTGGTCCTCGTGCAGGGTCCCGAGCCCAACATGCGCTGGCGCGCGTTCTGCGCGGAGCTGCTGGAGCACATCCAGCAGCTCGACGTCGCGACCGTGGTGACGCTGGGGGCGTTGCTGGCCGACACCGCGCACACCCGGCCCGTCCCGGTCACCGGAACGGCGTACGACAAGGACACCGCGTCGCTCTACGGGCTGGACCTGAACAACTACCAGGGCCCGACCGGCATCGTCGGCATCCTGCAGGACTACTGCGTGCAGGCGGGCATCCCGGCGGTGTCGATCTGGGCGGCGGTGCCGCACTACGTGTCGCACCCGCCGTCCCCGAAGGCGACGCTGGCGCTGCTGCACAAGCTGGAGGACATCCTCGACGTCGAGATCCCGCTGGGTGCGCTGCCCGAGCAGTCCGAGGAGTGGCAGCGGACGGTCAGCGAGATGGCCGACGAGGACGAGGAGATCAGCGAGTACGTCCGCAGCCTCGAGGAGCGTGGGGACGCTCAGAGCGAGGTCGCGGAGCAGGACGTCAGCGGCGACAAGATCGCCGCGGAGTTCGAGCGCTACCTGCGCCGCCGCGGCCGCGGCGGCGAGGGCTTCGGCCTGCGCTGA
- the hisG gene encoding ATP phosphoribosyltransferase, with protein sequence MLRVAVPNKGALAAAATEMLGEAGYRKRHEQRDLTVLDPVNEVEFFFLRPKDIAIYVGSGELDLGITGRDLALDSGAPVEEIQALGFGGSTFRYAAPAGRDWKPADLAGKRLATSYPRLVRDDLARHGVEAEVIRLDGAVEISIQLGVADAIADVVESGRSLRQHNLVAFGDPICVSEAVLLQRRGTEESKAKSQLAARLRGVVFAQQYMMLDYDCPRTLVERAIAITPGLESPTVAPLAHEDWVAVRAMVSRKKVNLIMDELAEVGAKAILASDIRSCRL encoded by the coding sequence ATGCTGCGTGTTGCCGTGCCGAACAAGGGAGCCCTCGCCGCCGCGGCGACGGAGATGCTCGGCGAGGCGGGCTACCGCAAGCGGCATGAGCAGCGCGACCTGACCGTGCTCGACCCGGTCAACGAGGTCGAGTTCTTCTTCCTGCGGCCCAAGGACATCGCCATCTACGTCGGCTCCGGCGAGCTCGACCTCGGCATCACCGGCCGAGACCTCGCGCTCGACTCCGGCGCGCCCGTGGAGGAGATCCAGGCGCTCGGCTTCGGCGGCTCGACGTTCCGCTACGCGGCCCCGGCCGGCCGGGACTGGAAGCCGGCGGACCTGGCGGGCAAGCGGCTGGCGACGTCGTACCCGCGGCTGGTCCGCGACGACCTCGCCCGCCACGGCGTCGAAGCCGAGGTGATCCGGCTCGACGGCGCGGTGGAGATCTCGATCCAGCTCGGCGTGGCGGACGCGATCGCGGACGTCGTCGAGTCCGGCCGGTCGCTGCGGCAGCACAACCTGGTGGCGTTCGGCGACCCGATCTGCGTGTCGGAAGCGGTGCTCCTGCAGCGGCGGGGCACCGAGGAGAGCAAGGCGAAGTCGCAGCTGGCGGCGCGCCTGCGCGGGGTCGTGTTCGCGCAGCAGTACATGATGCTGGACTACGACTGCCCGCGGACGCTGGTCGAACGCGCGATCGCGATCACGCCGGGCCTGGAGTCGCCGACGGTCGCCCCGCTGGCGCACGAAGACTGGGTCGCGGTGCGGGCGATGGTGTCGCGCAAGAAGGTCAACCTCATCATGGACGAGCTGGCCGAGGTCGGCGCCAAGGCGATCCTGGCCTCGGACATCCGTTCCTGCCGCCTCTGA
- a CDS encoding HAD family hydrolase — protein MDGTLVDSEKLWDVALYETAEWLGGKLSEEQRMTLVGSNMDDTSAYLLEVVGLPVTPEAIASTGAEIRRRTAGLFDDELPWRPGAREALTAVREAGLRSALVTSTERDLTELALNTIGRDFFDVTVCGDEVEGLNKPHPRPYLKAAELLGVDPARCVAVEDSPPGTASAVAAGCTVLVIPNDVEVETGERRVFRDSLVGIDVPALAALLG, from the coding sequence ATGGACGGCACGCTCGTCGATTCCGAGAAACTGTGGGACGTCGCCCTCTACGAAACGGCGGAGTGGCTGGGCGGCAAGCTCTCCGAGGAACAGCGGATGACGCTCGTCGGGTCCAACATGGACGACACGTCGGCGTACCTGCTCGAAGTGGTCGGCCTTCCGGTGACGCCGGAGGCGATCGCCTCGACCGGCGCGGAGATCCGCCGCCGCACGGCCGGGCTGTTCGACGACGAGCTGCCGTGGCGCCCGGGCGCGCGCGAAGCGTTGACGGCGGTGCGCGAAGCGGGTCTGCGTTCGGCGCTGGTCACCTCGACCGAGCGCGACCTGACCGAGCTCGCACTGAACACGATCGGCCGGGACTTCTTCGACGTCACCGTGTGCGGCGACGAGGTCGAAGGCCTCAACAAGCCGCACCCGCGCCCGTACCTCAAGGCGGCCGAGCTGCTCGGTGTCGACCCGGCGCGCTGTGTCGCGGTCGAGGACTCGCCGCCGGGCACGGCGTCCGCGGTCGCGGCGGGCTGCACGGTGCTGGTGATCCCGAACGACGTCGAGGTCGAGACGGGGGAGCGGCGGGTGTTCCGCGACTCCCTGGTGGGCATCGACGTGCCGGCGCTGGCGGCCCTGCTCGGCTGA
- a CDS encoding phosphoribosyl-ATP diphosphatase, with the protein MKTFDELFAELAERARTRPDGSGTVVALDAGVHAQGKKVLEEAGEVWIAAEHESDERLAEEISQLLYRVQVLMLGRGLSTEDVYRYL; encoded by the coding sequence GTGAAGACCTTCGATGAGCTGTTCGCGGAGCTTGCCGAGCGCGCGCGTACCCGTCCCGACGGGTCCGGCACCGTCGTCGCCCTCGATGCCGGGGTGCACGCCCAGGGCAAGAAGGTGCTGGAGGAGGCGGGCGAGGTGTGGATCGCCGCCGAGCACGAGTCCGACGAGCGCCTTGCCGAAGAGATCTCCCAGCTGCTGTACCGGGTGCAGGTGCTGATGCTCGGCCGCGGCCTGTCGACCGAGGACGTCTACCGCTACCTGTGA
- a CDS encoding methylated-DNA--[protein]-cysteine S-methyltransferase — MRTHAVVDSPCGPLTLVAEGAALCGLYMVDQRHRPDELTFGSHDPGAEIFDRAETELKEYFAGQRQEFEVPLTFVGTPFQRSVWAQLREIPYGTTISYGRLADRLGNAAASRAVGLANGKNPIGIIVPCHRVVGSNGSLTGYGGGLERKRYLLDFEQGALF; from the coding sequence ATGCGCACCCACGCCGTCGTCGACAGCCCGTGCGGCCCGCTGACGCTGGTCGCCGAGGGCGCCGCGCTCTGCGGCCTCTACATGGTCGACCAGCGCCACCGCCCGGACGAGCTGACCTTCGGCTCCCACGACCCCGGCGCGGAGATCTTCGACCGCGCCGAAACCGAGCTGAAGGAGTACTTCGCCGGGCAGCGGCAGGAGTTCGAGGTGCCGCTGACCTTCGTCGGCACGCCGTTCCAGCGGTCGGTGTGGGCCCAGCTGCGCGAGATCCCCTACGGCACGACGATCTCCTACGGCAGGCTCGCCGACCGGCTCGGCAACGCGGCCGCGTCGCGGGCGGTGGGCCTGGCGAACGGCAAGAACCCGATCGGCATCATCGTCCCGTGCCACCGGGTGGTCGGCTCGAACGGCTCCCTCACCGGCTACGGCGGCGGCCTGGAGCGCAAGCGGTACCTGCTGGACTTCGAGCAGGGCGCCCTGTTTTGA
- the metH gene encoding methionine synthase produces the protein MSDRLSSPFLEALRTRVLVADGAMGTALQAHDLSLDDFGGLEGCNEILNVTRPDVVRSVHRGYLEAGADAVETNTFGANFANFAEYDITDRIFELAEAGARLARETADEFATPDRPRFVLGSVGPGTKLPTLGHAPFTTLRDAYAEEVRGLLAGGADAVIVETTQDILQTKASIIGAKRAMAAAGRHVPILASITVETTGTMLLGTEVGAALAALEPLGIDLIGLNCATGPAEMSEHLRQLAKHARVPLSVMPNAGLPELGPHGAVYPLSPEALVEAMTGFVREFGVGLVGGCCGTTDEHIRQLAAAVADTKPVARRPRPEPGVSSLYQAVPFKQDASVLMIGERTNANGSKAFRTAMLEGRWEDCVEIAREQTRDGAHLLDLCVDYVGRDGTADMAELAGRLATASTLPIMLDSTEVAVLRAGLERLGGRCAVNSVNYEDGDGPESRFTQVMELVSEYGAAVVALTIDEEGQARTARKKADIATRLIEDITGNWGLRTSDVIVDALTFTIATGQEESRRDGIETIEAIREIKRRHPEVQTTLGLSNISFGLNPAARQVLNSVFLHECVQAGLDTAIVHASKILPMARIPDDQRAVALDLIYDRRREGYDPLQELMALFEGVSAASSKASRAEELAALPLFERLERRIVDGERNGLTDDLDAALEQRPALQIINDTLLSGMKTVGELFGSGQMQLPFVLQSAEVMKAAVAHLEPHMESGDDSGKGRIVLATVRGDVHDIGKNLVDIILSNNGYEVVNLGIKQPITTILDAAEEHGADAIGMSGLLVKSTVIMKENLQEMNSRGVSARWPVLLGGAALTRSYVENDLTELYLGDVRYARDAFEGLRLMDAIMAAKRGESPLVDADADRKRAERKERRERSLRIAEARKARNTEDEGPLPARSDVATDVPLPSPPFWGSRVVKGVALADYAAMLDERATFMGQWGLKGARGGAGPTYEELVETEGRPRLRYWLDRLTADGVLAHAAVVYGYFPCVAEGDDLVVLTEPSPDAPERVRFTFPRQRRDRRLCLADFYRPRESGEIDVVPFTVVTMGQPIADYANELFAADAYRDYLEVHGLGVQLTEALAEYWHCRIRGELTFPGGVAVASEDPDDVEDFFKLGYRGARFSLGYGACPDLEDRAKIVALLEPGRIGVKLSEEFQLHPEQSTDAIVCHHPEAKYFNT, from the coding sequence ATGTCCGACCGCCTGTCGTCACCCTTCCTCGAAGCCCTTCGCACGCGCGTCCTGGTGGCCGACGGGGCGATGGGCACCGCACTGCAGGCCCACGACCTCAGCCTGGACGACTTCGGCGGCCTCGAAGGCTGCAACGAGATCCTCAACGTCACCCGGCCGGACGTGGTCCGCTCGGTGCACCGCGGGTACCTGGAAGCGGGCGCGGACGCCGTCGAAACGAACACTTTCGGGGCCAATTTCGCCAACTTCGCCGAGTACGACATCACCGACCGGATCTTCGAGCTGGCCGAAGCCGGGGCTCGCCTGGCCCGCGAGACGGCCGACGAGTTCGCGACGCCGGACCGCCCGCGGTTCGTGCTCGGCTCGGTCGGGCCCGGCACGAAGCTGCCGACGCTCGGCCACGCGCCGTTCACCACGCTGCGTGACGCCTACGCCGAAGAGGTCCGCGGTCTCCTGGCCGGCGGCGCGGACGCGGTGATCGTCGAAACCACCCAGGACATCCTCCAGACGAAGGCGTCGATCATCGGCGCGAAGCGGGCGATGGCCGCCGCAGGACGGCACGTGCCGATCCTCGCTTCGATCACCGTCGAAACCACCGGCACCATGCTGCTCGGCACCGAGGTCGGCGCCGCGCTCGCCGCCCTCGAACCGCTCGGCATCGACCTCATCGGCCTCAACTGCGCCACCGGCCCGGCCGAGATGAGCGAGCACCTGCGGCAGCTGGCCAAGCACGCCCGGGTGCCGCTGTCGGTGATGCCGAACGCCGGCCTGCCGGAGCTCGGCCCGCATGGCGCGGTGTACCCGCTGAGCCCGGAAGCCCTGGTCGAGGCAATGACCGGGTTCGTCCGCGAGTTCGGCGTCGGCCTCGTCGGCGGCTGCTGCGGCACCACCGACGAGCACATCCGGCAGCTCGCCGCCGCCGTCGCCGACACGAAACCGGTGGCCCGGCGGCCGCGGCCCGAGCCCGGCGTGTCGTCGCTCTACCAGGCCGTGCCGTTCAAGCAGGACGCCAGCGTCCTCATGATCGGCGAGCGGACCAACGCCAACGGCTCGAAGGCCTTCCGCACCGCGATGCTGGAGGGCCGCTGGGAGGACTGCGTCGAGATCGCCCGCGAGCAGACCCGCGACGGCGCCCACCTGCTGGACCTCTGCGTCGACTACGTCGGCCGCGACGGCACCGCCGACATGGCCGAGCTGGCCGGGCGCCTGGCCACCGCGTCGACGCTGCCGATCATGCTCGACTCCACCGAGGTCGCCGTGCTGCGCGCGGGGCTGGAGCGCCTGGGCGGCCGGTGCGCAGTCAACTCCGTCAACTACGAAGACGGTGACGGCCCGGAATCCCGGTTCACCCAGGTCATGGAGCTGGTCAGCGAGTACGGCGCCGCCGTGGTCGCGCTGACCATCGACGAAGAAGGCCAGGCGCGCACCGCGCGGAAAAAGGCCGACATCGCGACCCGGCTCATCGAGGACATCACCGGCAACTGGGGCCTGCGCACCTCCGACGTCATCGTCGACGCGCTGACCTTCACCATCGCCACCGGCCAGGAGGAATCCCGCCGCGACGGCATCGAAACCATCGAAGCCATCCGCGAGATCAAGCGCCGCCACCCCGAGGTCCAGACCACGCTCGGCCTGTCGAACATCTCCTTCGGGCTCAACCCGGCCGCGCGGCAGGTGCTCAACTCGGTGTTCCTGCACGAGTGCGTCCAGGCCGGGCTCGACACCGCGATCGTGCACGCGTCGAAGATCCTGCCGATGGCCCGCATCCCCGACGACCAGCGCGCGGTCGCCCTCGACCTGATCTACGACCGCCGCCGCGAGGGCTACGACCCGCTGCAGGAGCTGATGGCCCTGTTCGAGGGCGTGAGCGCGGCGTCGTCGAAGGCGTCGCGGGCCGAGGAGCTGGCCGCGCTGCCGCTGTTCGAGCGCCTCGAACGCCGGATCGTCGACGGCGAACGCAACGGGCTCACCGACGACCTCGACGCGGCCCTGGAGCAGCGGCCCGCCCTGCAGATCATCAACGACACGCTGCTGTCGGGCATGAAGACCGTCGGCGAGCTGTTCGGCTCCGGGCAGATGCAGCTGCCGTTCGTGCTGCAGTCCGCCGAGGTGATGAAGGCCGCCGTCGCGCACCTCGAGCCGCACATGGAGTCCGGCGACGATTCGGGCAAGGGCCGGATCGTGCTGGCCACCGTCCGCGGCGACGTGCACGACATCGGCAAGAACCTCGTCGACATCATCCTGTCCAACAACGGCTACGAGGTCGTCAACCTCGGCATCAAGCAACCCATCACGACCATCCTCGACGCCGCCGAGGAACACGGCGCCGACGCCATCGGCATGTCCGGGCTGCTGGTCAAGTCCACGGTGATCATGAAGGAGAACCTCCAGGAGATGAACTCCCGGGGCGTCTCCGCGCGCTGGCCGGTGCTGCTCGGCGGCGCCGCGCTCACCCGGTCCTATGTGGAGAACGACCTGACCGAGCTGTACCTCGGCGACGTCCGCTACGCGCGGGACGCGTTCGAGGGCCTTCGGCTGATGGACGCGATCATGGCCGCCAAGCGCGGGGAGTCGCCCCTGGTCGACGCCGACGCGGATCGCAAGCGCGCCGAGCGCAAGGAACGCCGCGAGCGCTCGCTGCGGATCGCCGAGGCGCGCAAAGCCCGCAACACGGAGGACGAAGGGCCGCTGCCCGCGCGATCGGACGTCGCCACCGACGTGCCGCTGCCGAGCCCGCCGTTCTGGGGTTCACGCGTGGTCAAGGGCGTCGCCCTCGCCGACTACGCCGCGATGCTCGACGAGCGGGCGACGTTCATGGGGCAGTGGGGGCTCAAGGGCGCCCGCGGCGGCGCCGGGCCGACGTACGAGGAACTGGTCGAGACCGAAGGCCGGCCGCGGCTGCGGTACTGGCTTGACCGGCTCACGGCCGACGGCGTCCTGGCCCACGCGGCCGTCGTCTACGGCTACTTCCCGTGCGTCGCCGAGGGCGACGACCTCGTCGTGCTCACCGAGCCGTCACCCGACGCGCCGGAGCGGGTGCGCTTCACCTTCCCGCGGCAGCGCCGCGACCGGCGGCTCTGCCTGGCCGACTTCTACCGGCCGCGCGAGTCGGGTGAGATCGACGTCGTGCCCTTCACGGTGGTCACCATGGGCCAGCCCATCGCCGACTACGCGAACGAGCTGTTCGCCGCCGACGCCTACCGCGACTACCTCGAGGTCCACGGCCTCGGCGTCCAGCTCACGGAGGCGCTCGCCGAGTACTGGCACTGCCGGATCCGGGGAGAACTGACCTTCCCCGGCGGTGTGGCGGTCGCCTCAGAGGACCCCGACGACGTCGAGGACTTCTTCAAGCTCGGCTACCGTGGAGCGAGGTTCTCCCTGGGCTATGGCGCTTGTCCCGACCTCGAAGACCGGGCGAAGATCGTCGCCCTCCTCGAACCCGGCCGGATCGGCGTCAAATTGTCCGAGGAGTTCCAGCTGCACCCCGAGCAGTCGACCGACGCGATCGTCTGCCACCACCCGGAAGCCAAGTACTTCAACACCTGA
- a CDS encoding CGNR zinc finger domain-containing protein, whose product MSEDFRLDMGAPWLNLLATRGRHFGERPVERLPSVERLREWLARSELTPLAPVTDADLDRARDLRETLRPLALGAVDGVVPTAEQVRALTEWLGPEPVHLAALDRLRRSAPATTADALGRLAHQAADWLTGPPRHDLRACPEQDCRGVFADPGGRRRWCPSPACASRGRVRALRQRRREG is encoded by the coding sequence GTGTCCGAAGACTTCCGCCTCGACATGGGCGCACCCTGGCTCAACCTCCTGGCGACCCGCGGCCGCCACTTCGGGGAGCGGCCGGTCGAGCGGCTGCCGTCGGTGGAGCGGCTGCGCGAGTGGCTGGCGCGGTCCGAGCTGACGCCGCTCGCCCCGGTCACGGACGCCGACCTGGACCGGGCCCGCGACCTGCGCGAGACGCTGCGGCCCCTGGCACTGGGCGCGGTCGACGGTGTCGTGCCCACCGCGGAGCAGGTCCGGGCCCTGACGGAGTGGCTCGGTCCGGAGCCGGTGCACCTCGCCGCGCTCGACCGGCTCCGGCGGAGCGCCCCCGCAACCACGGCCGACGCCCTCGGCCGGCTCGCGCACCAGGCCGCGGACTGGCTCACCGGCCCCCCGCGGCACGACCTGCGGGCCTGCCCGGAGCAGGACTGCCGCGGAGTCTTCGCCGACCCGGGCGGCCGGCGGCGGTGGTGCCCGTCCCCGGCGTGCGCCAGCCGCGGGCGGGTCCGCGCCCTCAGGCAGCGGCGGCGCGAGGGGTGA
- a CDS encoding phosphotriesterase family protein has product MTGDPEIRTVLGDIDPAELGVTNAHDHLFFASALLPGQELDDPAAAAAALSRFREAGGTALVQWTPHGLGRRMCELARISRETGVHLVGATGLHRAEHYAPAALSRVADDLAGVFVEDLTGTTGPRAGLVKVAGAFHTIDSHARLTMTAAAVAHEETGAPIAVHLELGTAGLETVELLCGKLDVPPEKVILGHLNRNPDPAIQREIAETGVFLGFDGPSRANHATDWRLFDGLEALVEAGHGGQLLLGGDTTTAAARHQPGAAYLLTTLAPRLTKQLGGDVVTAMLVANPARAFATSWLK; this is encoded by the coding sequence ATGACTGGGGACCCCGAGATCCGCACGGTGCTGGGTGACATCGACCCGGCCGAGCTGGGCGTCACGAACGCCCACGACCACCTCTTCTTCGCCTCCGCGCTGCTGCCGGGCCAGGAACTCGACGACCCGGCCGCTGCGGCGGCCGCGCTGAGCCGGTTCCGGGAGGCGGGCGGCACCGCTCTTGTCCAGTGGACGCCGCACGGGCTCGGCCGCCGGATGTGCGAACTCGCCCGGATATCGCGGGAAACCGGGGTGCACCTCGTTGGTGCCACCGGCCTGCACCGCGCCGAGCACTACGCGCCCGCCGCGCTGAGCCGGGTGGCCGACGACCTGGCCGGGGTCTTCGTCGAAGACCTGACCGGCACCACCGGGCCGCGTGCCGGGCTGGTCAAGGTGGCCGGCGCCTTCCACACGATCGACTCGCACGCCCGGCTGACGATGACCGCCGCCGCGGTCGCCCACGAGGAGACCGGCGCGCCGATCGCCGTGCACCTCGAACTCGGTACCGCGGGCCTGGAGACGGTCGAACTGCTCTGCGGCAAGCTCGATGTTCCACCCGAAAAGGTGATTCTCGGGCACCTGAACCGGAACCCGGATCCGGCGATACAGCGGGAGATCGCCGAGACCGGCGTGTTCCTCGGCTTCGACGGCCCGTCGCGGGCCAACCACGCCACCGACTGGCGGCTCTTCGACGGCCTCGAAGCGCTCGTCGAGGCCGGGCACGGCGGGCAGCTCCTGCTCGGCGGCGACACGACCACCGCGGCCGCCCGGCACCAGCCGGGCGCGGCCTACCTGCTCACCACGCTCGCCCCGCGGCTGACCAAGCAGCTCGGCGGCGACGTCGTCACGGCCATGCTGGTGGCGAACCCCGCGCGGGCGTTCGCCACCAGCTGGCTCAAGTGA
- a CDS encoding ParA family protein — protein sequence MQITSVVNQKGGVGKTSLSVGTAAALAERGRRVLLVDLDPQGHATTEMLGLSEVAADQPSLAKALAKTWKGPIEELVVPHPRSNLGRGGALDVVPTSPGMFDLIRRLDSFRVPGWQLARVIQFANYDHCVIDCPPALDVLTNNALAASHGILVPVQPDKTSIRALRLLADQVRYVEQTVGRQPLSWFGLVPSLYRRPISHYAAAALQEMYDFGIPMLSHLPLGVVMNEAAAHGVPVTTYAPETLQALSFREIAETLDGHLEQNAAPAVIPADEEFVFEDFISEVAVARNVNDNGARKGLYDLLPKKPNRPR from the coding sequence ATGCAGATCACCTCGGTGGTCAACCAGAAAGGCGGGGTCGGCAAGACCTCACTGAGCGTCGGCACCGCGGCCGCACTGGCCGAGCGGGGCCGCCGGGTGCTCCTGGTCGACCTCGACCCGCAAGGCCACGCGACGACCGAGATGCTCGGCCTGTCCGAGGTGGCCGCGGACCAGCCGAGCCTGGCGAAGGCGCTGGCCAAGACGTGGAAAGGCCCGATCGAGGAGCTCGTCGTCCCGCACCCGCGCAGCAACCTCGGCCGCGGCGGCGCCCTCGACGTCGTGCCGACGTCACCGGGCATGTTCGACCTGATCCGGCGGCTCGACTCGTTCCGCGTCCCCGGCTGGCAGCTCGCCCGGGTCATCCAGTTCGCCAACTACGACCACTGCGTCATCGACTGCCCGCCCGCACTGGACGTGCTGACGAACAACGCGCTGGCGGCCTCGCACGGCATCCTGGTGCCGGTCCAGCCGGACAAGACCAGCATCCGCGCGCTGCGGCTGCTGGCCGACCAGGTCCGGTACGTCGAGCAGACCGTCGGACGGCAGCCGCTGTCCTGGTTCGGCCTGGTCCCGAGCCTCTACCGGCGGCCGATCTCGCACTACGCGGCCGCGGCCCTGCAGGAGATGTACGACTTCGGCATCCCGATGCTCTCGCACCTGCCGCTGGGCGTGGTGATGAACGAGGCGGCGGCACACGGCGTCCCGGTGACGACCTACGCGCCGGAGACGCTGCAAGCGCTGTCCTTCCGCGAGATCGCGGAAACCCTCGACGGCCACCTGGAGCAGAACGCCGCCCCGGCGGTGATCCCGGCCGACGAGGAGTTCGTCTTCGAGGACTTCATCTCCGAGGTCGCGGTGGCCCGCAACGTCAACGACAACGGCGCCCGCAAGGGCCTCTACGACCTGCTGCCCAAGAAGCCCAACCGCCCCCGCTGA
- a CDS encoding AlkA N-terminal domain-containing protein, with translation MHEDFERCVRAVQAKDARFDGWFYTAVLTTKIYCRPSCPVVPPKPRNMSFYPSAAAAQQAGFRACKRCRPDATPGSPLWNERADLVARAMRLIADGVVDTEGVRGLAARLGYSVRQVERQVFAELGAGPLALARAQRAQTARTLIETTTLPMTELALAAGFGSIRTFNDTVREVFALSPTELRQRAKGRPSAAGALVLRLPYRKPLCPDNLFGHLVATGVPGVEEWRDGAYRRTLRLPRGHGVVALRPEDGHIACRLTLTDLRDLPAATSRCRRLLDLDADPVAVDDQLATDPLLAPLVAAAPGRRVPRTVDGAEFAVRAVLGQQVSTAAARTHAARLVVAHGEPVEDPEGGLTHLFPSPSALASLDPETLAMPRSRRRTLLALVSALTDGLDLSAGSDWEAARAALTALPGFGPWTVESIAMRALGDPDAFLPTDLGIKYAAETLGLGGQVAVVARSAAWRPWRAYATQHLWATGDHAINRMPAA, from the coding sequence GTGCATGAAGACTTCGAACGGTGCGTGCGGGCCGTGCAGGCGAAGGACGCCCGGTTCGACGGGTGGTTCTACACCGCCGTCCTGACCACGAAGATCTACTGCCGGCCCAGCTGCCCGGTGGTGCCGCCCAAGCCGCGGAACATGAGCTTCTACCCGAGTGCGGCGGCCGCCCAGCAGGCCGGCTTCCGCGCCTGCAAGCGCTGCCGCCCCGACGCCACCCCCGGCTCGCCGCTGTGGAACGAGCGCGCCGACCTGGTGGCGCGGGCGATGCGGCTGATCGCCGACGGCGTCGTCGACACCGAAGGCGTCCGCGGCCTCGCCGCCCGGCTCGGCTACAGCGTCCGGCAGGTCGAACGCCAGGTGTTCGCCGAACTCGGCGCCGGGCCACTGGCCCTGGCGCGGGCCCAGCGCGCGCAGACCGCCCGGACGTTGATCGAGACGACCACCCTGCCGATGACCGAGCTGGCCCTGGCCGCCGGCTTCGGCAGCATCCGGACGTTCAACGACACCGTCCGCGAGGTGTTCGCCCTCTCGCCGACCGAGCTGCGGCAGCGCGCGAAGGGCAGGCCGTCGGCGGCCGGCGCGCTCGTCCTGCGGCTGCCCTACCGCAAGCCGCTGTGCCCGGACAACCTCTTCGGGCACCTGGTGGCGACCGGCGTGCCGGGCGTGGAGGAGTGGCGGGACGGCGCCTACCGCCGGACGCTGCGGCTGCCCCGCGGCCACGGCGTCGTCGCCCTGCGACCCGAGGACGGGCACATCGCCTGCCGGCTCACCTTGACCGACCTCCGTGACCTGCCGGCGGCGACCAGCCGGTGCCGCCGCCTGCTCGACCTCGACGCCGACCCGGTCGCCGTCGACGACCAGCTCGCCACCGACCCGCTCCTCGCGCCGCTGGTCGCGGCCGCGCCCGGCCGCCGCGTCCCGCGTACGGTCGACGGCGCCGAGTTCGCCGTCCGCGCGGTGCTGGGCCAGCAGGTTTCGACGGCGGCGGCGCGGACCCACGCGGCCCGGCTCGTCGTCGCCCACGGCGAACCGGTCGAGGACCCCGAAGGCGGCCTGACCCACCTGTTCCCGTCACCCTCGGCGCTGGCTTCGCTGGACCCCGAGACCCTTGCCATGCCCCGCAGCCGCCGTCGCACGCTGCTCGCGCTGGTCTCGGCGTTGACCGACGGGCTGGACTTGAGCGCGGGCAGCGACTGGGAAGCGGCGCGGGCCGCCCTGACCGCGTTGCCCGGCTTCGGGCCGTGGACGGTCGAGAGCATCGCCATGCGAGCGCTGGGCGACCCGGACGCTTTCCTCCCCACCGACCTCGGCATCAAGTACGCGGCGGAGACGCTCGGCCTCGGCGGCCAGGTGGCCGTCGTCGCCCGGTCCGCGGCCTGGCGCCCCTGGCGCGCCTACGCCACCCAGCACCTGTGGGCCACCGGTGACCACGCGATCAACCGGATGCCCGCGGCATGA